CGCAAATGGATTGTTCGTTTTAGGTTGTGCTGAATCccttctttctttcaatcgCTTGATCGTTTTAAGCCCCATCTCAACCTTCGATTCAAGTATTGCCTTTCGAACAGTGTAAGTTTTCTCtagattcttcttttccaaattaGCGTTGTCCaacagaaattgaaggtgaCTCAGTTGCCCCTTCGTTTCCCGAAGCTCATCTAGAACTTTCAGGTGATCTTCCTTGTGAGTACTCACATTCTTCAACGAGTTACCGTTGCCTAGATCCGCATTTTTTAAAACAATCAGGTAGTTAACCACACGATATATTTGTCGTTTTCGTTTGGTTTCCAGCTCAGCAAGCTCTCTTAAACAATTGGTTAATTCTCgttcttgaaatatcaAATTGGCTATCTTGAAATCCATAGCTTCTTACTATACTCTTCGATTACCTGTTGACCGGATCCCCCCAAACAACAATACCATCTATAAAACGACCTCACTAATTATCATCCGGTGTACGGGTGTTACAATTTCTAGTTCACATTTGTTGTCACTCTAtcagttttcttttcgtttAGATTTGTTTGTAGGTGACAATGCAAATGTTTGCCATTTTTATCTGGATTACCTCGTGCATAGCTATGCTTTCTAAATCAGAGCTATTAGACATTCAGCAAAAAACTACTGATGGTGTAATTGGCATCAATCCTTCCAAATTCAATGAATTCTGCCAAGGTCCAAGAGATTATTTTATTGTCGCTCTACTTACAGAcgttgaaaatgaagcaGGGTGTAGAATATGTCAACAATTTGCACCTGTGTTTGAGAAAGTAGTAGGTGCTTATATGGATGGCTACAGGGACACAGGAAAGGCTTTTTTTGCCGTATTGGATTATTCAAACATATATCAGCACCATCATGATGTCAGTTTATCCACTGTGCCTCAAGTTTGGATATATCCTCCAATAAATAGCGTGGGCTATTCAGCTGATTATGACTCAAAATCTGGCGATTATAGTTCTTGCTTGGGTGAAATAACTGAGCATCTGACCTATCAAGTTCCAGAGTCATTGCCAACTAGGAgcatccaagaaaactcaCTGGAATTCGCTCAATTTCTAGCTGAAATTCTACAAATTCAGCTATACCTAAAATCGGAGTTTGATATGTCCCACTTCATTAGTTATCTACTGGGTCTCTTTTTGCTTACTCAAGTAATAAGAAAAAGACGCGATaagataagaaaaagacTGGCTGGTAGCTACATTTGGCAAgtattttctttggtgtCTATATTTATTTCCATAAGTGGGTACAATTTTTGTTCCCAAAGGGGTGTTCCTTTTTTACcaacaaatgaaaaagGAGCCAGAATGTTTTTGTCAGGGGGTCAGCAATACCAATTTGGCTCGGAGGTTCTAATCAGCATAGTGGTATATCTATCGTTGGCTATATGTGTCACAGTTTTGATATGCATTCCTATGATTTCAAATCcccttcaaagaaatttcGGTGCTCTTTTATTTGcaacttttttgtttcttggCTATAACGTACTGACctccattttcatcatAAAGAATCCTTCTTACCCCTTCAACTTCATTAACATCCCTATTTTTTGAATTAAAGTCTTCTAAACAGTGGATTAAACGTTTAACAACCTGTATTCACATTACGGTCTTCATAAAAGTCAGCGCTTAGTGAGCGTTGACATAAGAGGCAACTTGTGTCCCTACGTAGATTGAGGCTAGTGAACATCATCATGCCTACCTGTTATCGAATGCATTAGATTCACGTTTCTAAAGTTGATTCTATTAcatctcttttttcatCCTTATTCACAAGAATGAACGAAATTAGTATCAATGAGGCACCACACAAATACAAAGGTGACATTTCTTGAGCTTGTTTAACCTCTTGAAGGAACATCGCAAATGGAATCGTAAATGATAGACCAACAGTCACCGTTAATGGAGAGGTTAAAAGTAAAGCTTTAGCCCATAAATAGTCTGATATCATGGTTATGCAGCCGTTCGTGATAATTATGCACCAAACGTTTTTGGTTTTCGGAAGCTCAAAGCGTTCAATATCCAGATAGTCTAAAATAATTATCAAAGGCCACAAAAGCAACAGAGTAAAGACACCAacgaaaccaaaaaattgAGAAGTATCGATTCTAGTCTCATTCTTGGCTTTCCGCTTTAACAAAATCGTATAGAGACCATAGCATAACGCACCTGCTAATGCCAATAAATTACCAAACATTGACAAGAAGGAGGATGTACTGGCTTCCTTAGTGATTTGATCTCTGCAGGTAACCATCACTATGCCTACGAAGGATAGGCCCAAACCAACCGCTTTTATGACACTCGGGTTCTCAATTCGAAAAAGCCAGCCGATTAAAAGGGTGAAAAAACCGCTAGTCGAGCTGAGTATTGTCTGATTGGCGACAGTAGTATATTTTAGTGAAGCATTTGTCACCAGATTCGAAAGGTACCACAACAGGCAAAACTGTAAAGACAGAACCGTAGTTTCTTTGAACGATAAccttccttcttcaacatgATTCATGACAAATGATTGAAATCTTGGCTGCGTAAAATTTTGTCGAAGTTTGTTCGTAAGTGATGGTGTTAAATATATTGTAAACAATCCTGTATTGAAATAAGTGAGCAGAAATGGTTTGGAGTAATTATGGTTCAAGAAAAGCTCATCTACTAAAAAAGACGACAAAACCCAGAAGACAACCACTATACTTAAACACAAAAGGCCCAATACCCAATgtctcttttctttccgGGTTGCTGTAGACATTAAGTAGTTCTGGCAACTTACCTCAACGAATTATTGCTGGTATTTTCTTTAAAAGTCGTGTGTTAGCAAAATTCACGACTAGCTGAAGTACATTTAGTAGCGGACTCTAAAAAGATAAATTCATTCAGCCACAAGACGATGCAAACAATTATTGATTACTCAGAATCATAGGTTTTGCATTCCAAGCTATTATACGAGATTAAAATTCATATATAGGTGTTGAGAATGAATTCGAGTTAGTCATGTAGATCAAATAGAAAAGCTGAAAGCCGGCAGACACTGCAAAATGGCCAAttttaattttttgaagcaagCTTTTGGCTCATTGATAAGATAATATTCGCACTCAGGAGAAATGTGTCTATCTGTCCTGACCAAAAGAAATGTTATCTACCGTTCGGAAGATTTTGAGTTCCTAACCAGAAAATTCAACAGGAGAAATACTCGTTGTTTAGCAGACATTTGGGTCAAGCGCCAATGAAGGAATAGAGTATGCTATTTAATTACCCGCCTAGTCAAACTTCACAGTTGACTGGTGATGATTGTAGCAAGAGTACAAACCAATTGCTGTTGGCTGCAATTGATAATCTAGTCGATTGTGATTACAATTAGTAGGATTCATGCACAACAGTTCCCAGCTTTTTCTTTCGACAATGGATTGTactttttttcatcaaGGGTAACATTAGCAggaaaatttggaaagattAAGAACCGGATTGTCAAAAATGATAAGTAAGTACATTCGTTTTTGTttatattttctttttttatttcatAAGGTAGCACTTTAATCAAGTAGAACATAAGCTCTCCCATGCAGAATACGAACGCAATATATTAGAAGGGCCTGCTTGAGGGTTCATAGATGTTGAAAGCTGGGGCAGCATTTGGATACTGTAGATCCGTAGTAAATTAGCCATATTGACATTTCTTCAACGTGAACGAATCTGAAGACCAACATTGGAATCCCTGTCATATGCTTATACCAATACTTGTAATGATATTCAACCTTAAaaaaacatcaagaaaagtAGAAGACTGAAAGTAACTAGTATAGAGAGCATTTgtattttcttttcgtttCTGGTGGAGATCATTCACAGATTCCTCACTTCACTgagagtttgaagtttaAGATACAGGACATAGGTCTAGCACAATTTAACTAGTCACACCACATAAAGAGATCCCAAATTCGAACGACTCTGTTTTTCTCATGATTGATCAACATTGAGAACAATCTTATGAGGTAACCCAAGCTTCTCAAGGtttcatttttgttttAAATGACGCTTCCAGCGGGCTAGTACATTTCAATAGTAAACAGTAAGCAAATATCTACTTGTTGAATGTCTCAAGTGTTCAACAAGCTGTTTTTAGATGAGACCCGCTACGTACTACAGCAGTTCCCAAGCACTTTGCCGAATGATTGATGCATGCCGACAAATAATTTTAATTCACACAGTCTAACATTAACTAGCAGTCAAACCTGAAGAGCTTCTAGACCAATGTTTGAGCACTAGCCTTCACGAACCAGTAACATTACTCAAAATGCGCGAATAATTAAGAAAAATCTAGGCGATTGAAATTGAGAGAAGGGCCACCTATAAGGTACCTAATATAACTGACAAAAAAAGCTCTGAAGATACTACCGAAGGCGTCAACAAGAATGAGAAAATTATTTTAAATGGTTACGTCTACAGTCGCCGtcatctttgattttctaTCAATACAATAGTACACGGAATCTTAGTAGGTCTGAACACATGATAGTCTTGCCTCGTCTCTTGAAGCACTATATAATACGAAGACTAACTGTTGTCGTTAAACTGCGTCGATTATGAACAAAACTTTTATAGTTCATTCATACATCTACGTAGTAGATCAAGTGACTTCTTGAGCTTGCCAAGCATCAAGTCCCACCGACAAGTGGTACACCAGTCAGCGTTATCTTTCCATACATTCTTTAATTCAAATTGTCCCATTCACAACtcaatgtttttgtttctctCGACGAAACGTTTTTGCTTAGCATTTCGGTATCTTAAACCGTGTGATTTTAAGTCTCATAACCTTCTACATACAGGATCAATAATAATATTATTGTTGATACAATATAGGATTAGAATACATAGATTCTGATGTTCGAATCAATCAATGTCTTAATATTCACGTACTTGTATACCCTCTGATTCCACATTGGTCCAACGGAATCTTCTAGCAACAGCCAGTTGCACTAGATGTGGTTCTCCACCAGAAATTATAGTACTGacagattttttggtttaCGGTGAGAGGCTCCAATTTCCAAAGCTAAACCAATTTCTTCATAAGCAACCTCCACGCGCGCTTTTAGTATGATGTAGAAACTGGACCTAAAGATCGACCAATACTTGCTTACACGGCAGCGCGAAATAAAAGACATTGATAATGTAGAGTAAGTActatttcttcaaaagatagAACCACTCTCAGAGGCTAACTAGAAGATCTAAAACGGATGTACAGCTAATATGTTTCGAGGCAATCATGTTCAGGTGCGCCTCAAGTGGCTCTTAATCTATTTTAAAGCATAATCCACGAAAATTTCGATACAGAGAGATACGTCATAAACTGAGAACGATAGTTAGAGGCATAGCTTCGGCAATGTTCGATAAACAAGTCAACGAGTCAGAATTTcatgtttctttttttcttgtagtAATATGTAATAACCGAATCAGATAACTTGCCAGTAATGACCTGAGCTCTATAAATTGAAACCGCTACAAAAAGTAAGGGATCGTGTTAAGGGCACAGAGAAGAAAGTGTAAAGAAGTAAGCTAGCGTTGTACAACAACTCAAAAGCATGGAGCCCGGTGGGTACTAGATAATAAGAACAAGGTTTCAGTGAGTTTACAAGTTCATAAAACACGGAACCTGGCAACATAGCATACCAGT
This is a stretch of genomic DNA from Komagataella phaffii GS115 chromosome 3, complete sequence. It encodes these proteins:
- a CDS encoding Subunit of the oligosaccharyltransferase complex of the ER lumen, with the protein product MQMFAIFIWITSCIAMLSKSELLDIQQKTTDGVIGINPSKFNEFCQGPRDYFIVALLTDVENEAGCRICQQFAPVFEKVVGAYMDGYRDTGKAFFAVLDYSNIYQHHHDVSLSTVPQVWIYPPINSVGYSADYDSKSGDYSSCLGEITEHLTYQVPESLPTRSIQENSLEFAQFLAEILQIQLYLKSEFDMSHFISYLLGLFLLTQVIRKRRDKIRKRLAGSYIWQVFSLVSIFISISGYNFCSQRGVPFLPTNEKGARMFLSGGQQYQFGSEVLISIVVYLSLAICVTVLICIPMISNPLQRNFGALLFATFLFLGYNVLTSIFIIKNPSYPFNFINIPIF